A stretch of Ranitomeya variabilis isolate aRanVar5 chromosome 3, aRanVar5.hap1, whole genome shotgun sequence DNA encodes these proteins:
- the SERPINH1 gene encoding serpin H1, producing MWMIQFLALGLLFAVDAAVDKKAVEKAAKEAPVEKKISKQANTLADKSAGLAFNLYQTMAKDKKVENILLSPVVVASSLGLVNLAGKASTAAQAKAVLSVDKLSDDHIHAGLSELLNEVSNSTARNVTWKIGNRLYGPSSISFSDDFVKNSKKHYNYEHSKINFRDKRSALKSINEWAAQTTDGKLPEVTSEVEKTDGALIVNAMFFKPHWDEKFHHKMVDNRGFMVSRSFTVSVPMMHRTGMYNYYEDEVNTLQILEMPLAHKLSSMIIIMPYHVEPLERVDKLLTREQVKTWIGKMQKRAVAVSLPKISMEVSHDLQKHLGELGLTEAIDKSKADLSKISGKKDLYLSNLFHAAALEWDTEGNPFDSDLYAREELRSPKLFYTDHPFVFLIKDNKTDSILFIGRLIRPKGEKMRDEL from the exons ATGTGGATGATACAGTTCTTGGCTCTTGGCCTCCTGTTTGCGGTGGATGCAGCAGTTGATAAGAAAGCGGTGGAGAAAGCGGCCAAAGAGGCTCCAGTAGAGAAGAAGATTAGTAAACAGGCCAACACCCTGGCTGATAAGAGTGCAGGTCTCGCCTTCAATCTCTACCAAACCATGGCCAAAGATAAGAAGGTGGAAAACATCCTACTTTCACCAGTGGTGGTGGCTTCTTCTCTCGGTCTGGTCAACCTGGCTGGTAAAGCCAGcactgccgcccaggcaaaggctgtCCTGAGTGTCGACAAACTGAGCGACGACCACATCCATGCAGGGCTCTCCGAGCTTCTCAATGAAGTCAGCAACTCCACGGCTCGCAATGTCACCTGGAAGATTGGAAATCGGCTCTACGGACCAAGCTCTATCAGCTTCTCTGATGACTTCGTGAAGAACAGCAAGAAACATTACAACTACGAACACTCCAAGATCAACTTCCGAGACAAAAGAAGTGCCCTAAAGTCCATAAATGAGTGGGCGGCACAGACCACAGACGGCAAGCTTCCTGAGGTGACCAGCGAGGTGGAGAAGACTGATGGTGCCCTTATTGTCAACGCCATGTTCTTCAAAC CCCACTGGGATGAAAAATTCCACCACAAGATGGTCGATAACCGAGGCTTCATGGTGTCCCGTTCCTTCACTGTCTCTGTCCCCATGATGCACCGTACAG GAATGTACAACTATTATGAGGATGAGGTCAACACTCTCCAAATCTTAGAGATGCCTCTGGCCCACAAGCTGTCCAGCATGATCATCATTATGCCTTACCATGTGGAGCCTTTGGAGAGAGTGGATAAACTCCTGACCAGAGAGCAGGTGAAGACCTGGATTGGAAagatgcagaagagagcagttgCCGTGTCTCTGCCCAAAATCAGTATGGAAGTCAGCCATGATCTTCAG AAACATTTAGGAGAACTTGGTCTCACAGAAGCCATCGACAAATCCAAAGCAGACCTTTCCAAGATCTCCGGAAAGAAAGACCTCTACTTGTCCAACCTCTTCCATGCTGCCGCCCTTGAATGGGACACGGAAGGGAACCCATTTGATTCTGACCTGTACGCCAGAGAGGAGCTGAGGAGCCCGAAGCTTTTCTACACAGATCATCCCTTCGTCTTCCTGATCAAGGACAACAAGACGGACTCTATCTTGTTCATTGGTAGATTGATCAGGCCAAAGGGGGAGAAGATGCGTGATGAATTATAG